A window of the Eulemur rufifrons isolate Redbay chromosome 6, OSU_ERuf_1, whole genome shotgun sequence genome harbors these coding sequences:
- the LOC138384868 gene encoding olfactory receptor 52P1-like, which produces MIIFNHSSFMTFTLMGIPGLESQHLWLSVPFSSMCLAIFIGNGTILFLVATEPTLHTPMYLLLALLMAADLISTLALVPKLLCLFWFNDQDIAANACFTQIFFIHGASVVRSALLVAMAFDRFVAVCEPLRYNTILSHSLVGRLGLLALAKGVILILPMPLLLQRLTFCHIVIPHTYCDHMAVVKMACGHTRPNRIYGLFVILLVVGLDLLLIGFSYAFILQAVVRLNSQDAICKALNTCSAHLFVILVTYVPALFSSVTHRIGHNIPPHAHILLANLYLLLPSMLNPIIYGIKMKEIRDKVNKCLCKRTS; this is translated from the coding sequence ATGATAATCTTCAACCATTCCAGCTTCATGACCTTCACTCTGATGGGCATACCTGGCTTAGAGTCACAGCACTTGTGGCTATCTGTTCCTTTCTCCTCCATGTGTTTGGCTATCTTCATTGGCAATGGTACTATCCTCTTCCTGGTGGCCACAGAGCCCACACTTCACACACCAATGTACCTGCTCCTGGCTCTGCTGATGGCAGCTGACCTCATATCCACTCTGGCTCTGGTGCCCAAGCTCCTCTGCCTCTTCTGGTTCAATGATCAGGACATAGCTGCCAATGCCTGTTTCACCCAGATATTTTTCATCCATGGAGCATCCGTGGTGCGATCAGCCCTACTTGTTGCAATGGCCTTTGATCGCTTTGTGGCTGTGTGTGAGCCATTACGTTACAACACAATTCTGAGCCATTCCCTAGTTGGACGCCTGGGACTGTTGGCTCTAGCCAAAGGTGTGATTCTTATCCTGCCCATGCCTCTTCTACTTCAAAGGCTGACCTTCTGCCACATAGTCATTCCTCACACCTACTGTGATCACATGGCTGTGGTGAAAATGGCCTGTGGCCACACCAGACCCAATCGTATCTATGGCCTCTTTGTGATCCTACTTGTGGTGGGACTTGATCTGCTGCTCATTGGCTTCTCTTATGCCTTCATCCTGCAGGCTGTAGTACGTCTCAACTCTCAAGATGCCATCTGCAAGGCCCTCAACACCTGCTCAGCCCACCTCTTTGTCATCCTTGTCACTTATGTGCCTGCACTCTTTTCCTCTGTCACTCATCGCATTGGTCACAATATCCCACCTCATGCCCATATTCTCCTTGCCAATCTCTACCTTCTCCTACCCTCAATGCTCAACCCCATCATCTATGGTATAAAGATGAAGGAAATACGGGACAAGGTGAATAAATGCCTGTGCAAAAGAACTTCATAA
- the LOC138384144 gene encoding olfactory receptor 52P1, translated as MESPNHTNMDPSVFFLLGIPGLEELHLWLSLPVCCLGTATIVGNITILVVVATEPSLHKPVYLFLCMLSTIDLAASLSTVPKLLGILWCGAGHISASACLAQMFFIHAFCMMESTVLLAMAFDRYVAICHPLRYATILTDTIIARIGVVAMVRGSLLMLPCPFLIGRLSFCQSHVIPHTYCEHMAVVKLACGDTRPNRVYGLTAALLVIGVDLFCIGLSYALIAQAVLRLSSHEARSKALGTCGSHVCVILISYTPALFSFFTHRFGHQVPLHIHILLANVYLLFPPALNPVVYGVKTKEIRERVVRVFQRGQGIGIKASE; from the coding sequence ATGGAATCTCCTAATCACACAAACATGGAcccttctgttttcttcctcctgGGTATCCCAGGTCTAGAAGAATTACACCTGTGGCTCTCACTCCCTGTGTGCTGCCTGGGCACAGCCACAATTGTAGGCAACATAACCATCCTGGTTGTTGTTGCCACCGAGCCATCCCTGCACAAGCCCGTGTACCTTTTCCTGTGCATGCTCTCAACCATCGACTTAGCCGCCTCCCTCTCCACAGTTCCCAAGCTACTGGGCATCCTCTGGTGTGGGGCTGGACATATATCTGCCTCTGCCTGCCTGGCTCAGATGTTCTTCATTCATGCCTTCTGCATGATGGAGTCCACTGTGCTGCTGGCCATGGCCTTTGATCGCTATGTGGCCATTTGCCACCCACTCCGCTATGCTACTATCCTCACTGACACCATCATTGCCCGCATCGGGGTGGTAGCTATGGTGCGAGGCTCCCTGCTTATGCTCCCATGTCCCTTCCTCATTGGGCGTTTGAGCTTTTGTCAAAGCCATGTGATCCCACATACATACTGTGAGCACATGGCTGTTGTGAAGTTGGCCTGTGGGGACACCAGGCCTAACCGTGTGTATGGGCTGACAGCCGCACTGCTGGTCATTGGGGTTGACTTGTTCTGCATTGGTCTCTCCTATGCTCTCATTGCACAAGCTGTCCTTCGTCTCTCATCCCATGAAGCTCGTTCCAAGGCCCTAGGGACCTGTGGTTCCCACGTCTGTGTCATCCTCATCTCTTATACACCAGCCCTCTTCTCCTTTTTTACACATCGCTTTGGCCACCAGGTTCCGCTCCATATTCACATTCTTTTGGCTAATGTCTATCTGCTCTTCCCACCTGCTCTTAACCCTGTGGTATATGGAGTTAAGACCAAGGAGATTCGTGAAAGAGTTGTCAGAGTGTTTCAAAGGGGACAGGGAATTGGAATCAAAGCATCTGAGTGA